A window of Equus przewalskii isolate Varuska chromosome 6, EquPr2, whole genome shotgun sequence genomic DNA:
ctcattggctgagctgtgacatTTCTCCTTGGTTGGTttgttgccaggtggggagagaaatctttaGTAGTAAAGCAGTTTCTCTTCCTGTCCAAGATGCAAGCTCAACTCTCTTCCTGTTTGATTTAATTGCCCATGTGTGTAGGGCGTGAGAGCTCCCCTTATAGGCCTTCCTACTTCAATTTACAtcaggtttcttttattaatttccacccTGTGATCATGAGTTTATTATCTCTAATGTTCTTGCTCCTCTAGTTCTCTTCAGTTGAGTTTCTCTAAAGTAAGTGTGTATAGAAAGAGATGAATAACtcagaaatcaatgaagaaaccgttctaaaaaaattgaatttgaggggctggccccgtggccgagtggttaagttcgcacgctccgctgcaggcggcccagtgtttcgttggttcgaatcctgggcgcggacatggcactgctcatcagaccacgctgaggcggcgtcccacatgccacaactagaagaacccacaacgaagaatacacaactatgtaccggggggctttggggagaaaaaggaaaaaataaaatctttaaaaaaaaaaaaaaaagattcttttaaaaaaaaaaaaaattgaatttgaggCAGTAAGGAATATCGCTTCAAGTACTGGGATGTTTGACCTTACAAGTGAATTGCTTGAATCCAAAATAGGGACACAGTGCTGGGTGtccatttactgttttcttttttccatcactcttttctttttcaaaaggtGTCCAAGCTACATAGAACCACAGAATCTAACAAGTGTTTCAGAATTCTTCCTCATGGGCCTCTCAGATGATCCAGAACTGCAGCCTTTGCTCTTTGGGATGTTCCTGTCCATATACCTGGTCACCATCTTGGGGAACCTGCTCATCATTCTGACCATCAGctctgactcccacctccacaccccccTGTACCTCTTCCTCTCCAAACTGTCTTTGGTTGACATTGGTTTCATCTCCACTACTGTCCCCAAGATGATTGTGAACATCCAAACTCACAGCAGAGTCATCTCCTACGTGGGCTGCCTGACACAGATgtccttttttatcctttttggatGTATGGATGGTATACTTCTGACTGCAATGGCCTATGACCGGTTTGTGGCCATCTGTCACCCTCTGCAATACTCAGTCATTATGAGCCCATGTCTCTGTGGCTTCTTAGTTTTGGCATCTTTTTTAATTAGCCTTTTGGACTCCCAGATGCGCAATTTGATTGTATTACTACTTACCTGCTTCGAGAATGTGgaaatttctaatttcttctgtGACCCTTCTCAACTCTTCAACCTTGCCTCTTCTGACACCTTCACCAATAACATAGTCATGTCTTTTGTTCGTGCCATTTTtggttttctccctttctcaggGATCCTTTTCTCTTACTATAAAATTATATCCTCTATTCTGGGAGTTCCATCAATAGCTGGGAAATCTAAAGCTTTCTCCACCTGTGGCTCTCACCTTTCAgttctttgcttattttatggAACACGCCTTGGGGTTTACTTTGGATCTTCATTGTCACCTTCTCCCTGGAAGGATGTGGTGACCTCAATCATGTATACCATAATCACTCCCATGCTGAATCCCTTCATTtacagcctgaggaacagggACATCAAGAGTACCCTGTGGAGACTCTACGGCAAACTAATCTAATCTCAGTATGTATGCAATCCTTTCTGGAGTGTGGGTTGGAAAAATCAGCAAAACCAAACATGTAGACCAGCCAATACTTGTTCCTTGgtcatattatttttttcagtatcaTGGTTTTCATTCCTCTCCATGTTTCATATATGAATGTTACTTCCTTTGATTTTCCCTTCATTGGACTAGGGGACTGTTCTGTGATCCTTTGTACATAATGAATGCATGAGATATTTTCCTCAGTGACCCTGGTATCAGATGAAATGCACACGTCTCTTGTCGCATACTTAAATTTTACATCCTTTTCCATGTTTCCTGTGCatttttccatacaaattttgaaTCCGTGAAATCTGTTTATTCAGGAGATGTCTGGGGATGCAATTCATTGGTCCTCAAACATGGATTTTATAGGAATCCCCTGGGgagttttataaatattgatgACTGGGTCTCATcaccagaaattctgatttaattggtctagtATGCATCTAggtatgaagatttttaaaagcatccaAGATGGTTCAGTTGTGAGTTCCTAAAGAGGTGAAGCTCAAAGGGGCAAGTTATAAGAGAGCTTATTCTAACTCCAGTAATCTGATTTTCATCAAATACACTATACTTCCACACTGTAAGATTTCACTTGTGCTCATTATTAAggtattatttctctatttcaaaCTCACCCTTCTATATTATCTTATGGTGCTAAGGTAGGTGTCTTAAAATCACTGCTCTATTTTCCATCTGGCTTTCCTGTTACATACGTTTAATAATGGCCTGTTAATTTCAACACACTATAAAGTTAATTACACGTCTAATACCCATAAGCCCTTGGTATTTATTGGCTTCCATCTGGCACCACATtgttctctttttgcctttgtcCTGCAGTATCTATTTAACCAACTTCCTATACTCAATTAAATTCATTGAAATAATtagcttggttttatttttcatgactgACTCATGAATGATAAATCATAGTATGGGGTAAAAGGTATATTATGAATTGCATGCAATTAGAACATTGAAAATGTGCTCATAATATAAAagtggtttaaaatatatatctttgttAAGAGTGTACAACTGAGGTTGAAGTACTAGTATGACATTGCTAGTTGATGTGTGGCTCTATTGGTATCTGAAGATTATTAAACCACAAATTTCATCATAAATGAATTGAACTTTATCTTCTTTTACTTTACTCCATGCAGCAAAGGTCCATATTGTCAGCAAACATGaactctttcctttctctagtAGCAGCCTGGTTAGGGTTTCACCTTGTTACCATACTTCCCTCACTTCTTTCATGATAATTCAGTCTTTGGGGTCCATTTGTGTTCTTCAAAATGAGTAACCCTCTTTCCTTAGAGATGTCACCCATAGTTTTTGGGTAGTAATCTTGGTCCTCTGAAAACCTGTCCAAGAACTAGTTGAATTTACTCTGCCTTTTACCTCTAAGGtaaatcacctaccaactacaTTGATAAGCAACTTTGATGTTGGAGAAAGGAATGAACTTGATAGATGATTAAGCCATAGTAGTGTGTGGGAAGATATCACCCAATACAATTACTACATTTCTATATTTGCGTATCCACTTCTGCAAGCCTATATGATAATCAAAGGACCTTGAAAAGTGGGAACTTATCTTGCCTTTTGATGTCAAATTGTAGACTTCCCCCAGTGTAGCACGTTGTGTTTTCTCTAGATTTAGATCTATAAGAGTGTTAATGGTCTGATAACACTAAACATGGTGTGACAATACTTAAATAGAATATGAAACACAGATAATAGAAAGAATGTGAGATACGAAGTCACTCCACTACCCAGATACTGGCTCAAAAATTTGAAACCTTTGGCAACTCATTgttcctttctgagcctcaaaaTCCTCAGCAGGAAATTAAAGTGCAATAGTGTTTATCTTTCAAAGTTGTGCAACAATTATATACAGTTGTGTCATGGACCAGTCAAATAGTAGTTTCCCATCAAACAGCAAATcctattataacattaaagaagTTAATTTAAATAAGCATTCCAGTAATTCATAAGTAACCTGATGTTacaaactgtgtgactttgagtatGATACATAACATTTCTGTTCAAATGCCTTATCTGTAGAGTCATGAAAACAAGAGCACTTAACTGAGCTTGGTTAAGAAGATGCAATCAAATGGACTGAATAGAACACTATTTAGTATATAGTAGTGGGTCAATAAGGGCAAACTGTCCTAATCAATAATTAACAGGCCAGTGGACAGTTTAAGCATACGGGCTTTGTAGGCTGAAATTAGATTTACAACATCAGCTCCTCTAATTTATTAGCTGAGTAcattggaatatatttttttaactctcatGGCCTCTAATGcttcatttttaatgctatttagCTGAGAGTACTCTAGGATTAAACAGATAATAAACACATGgtaagaactaaataaatatgattatCGTTTTCATCATCATCTACCCTAAGGTTGATGTgttacttttttcaattttactgagatatgattgacatataacattgtgtaattttaagaCGTGCAATGTATTGATCTGATGCACTTAAACATTGAGAACTGATTACCAACATAGAGTTAGCTAACTtgtccatcatgtcacataacaaccatttctttttcatggtgacaacatttaagatctactctcttagcaactttcaagtatataatacagtgttgttaactacaatcaccatgctgtacaatAGATCCCAAGAACtgattcatcttataactggaagatTGTACCCTTgactaacatctccccatttccccaccacAATTGTCTAGTAGCcgtcattctactctctgtttctgtgagtctgttttttttagattacacatataagAGATATGCAGTATTTacctttccctgtctgacttatttcacttagcttaatgccctcaaaTTCCACTGATGtaatcacaaatggcaggatttgcttctttctcgtggctgagtaatattccattgtatatatacacagcacatcttctttatccatttatatgTTTAcagacacttggattgtttcatATCTTggtattgtgaataaagctgcaatgaacatgggaatgcagatatctcttcagaGTCCTcatttcatgtcctttggatatATGCACAGTAGtagggttgctggatcatatggtagttctatttttaatttttcaggcatccgcatacttttttccatagtggctgcaccaatttacattcccaccaacagtgcacaagtgttcccttttctccacattctcaccaacattaatcatgttattttttgaagatagccatcctaacaggtgtgaattgatatctcattgtggatatgatttgcatttccttgatgatgaatgatgttgagaatcttctATGTACCTGTTGCCCATGTGTTAGATTTTGGAAAACtttctattcagttcctctgcccattttttaatgggctgtttatttttttgctactgagttgtgtgaaacctttatatattttgaatattaaccccttatcggatacaTGATTTTGAATatgttctcccattctgtaggttgctttttcattttgttgactgtttctttGGCTATGCAGAGGATTTTTAGTTTGGTATAGCTTcacttcattatttttgcttttgttgcttgtgcttttggtgttgtatccagGAAATCACTTGCAGACCGATGTCAAGGAATTTttcccaatgttttcttctgggagttttatggtttcctgtcttgtgtttaagtctttaaatcattttcagttcatttttgtgaGCAGTGTGAGATAAGGGACCAATTTTATTCTTcggcatgtggttatccagttttcccagcaccatttattgaagagaatatcctttccccattgagtgttattggttcccttgtcaaatattagttgagtgTATATACagaggtttatttctgagctctcaattctgtacCATTGAACTCTCAGTCTATTTTTATGCAAGTGCCATACCCACTCATGCTAATATTTGTGGTCCTGCTCTTCTTCCCTGTTTCTATCTGTGTCTATATGTCTAAGCCTTGCCATTCTCTGGGTGGGGTGAAACTAAGGCAGGTCCTTTGTGCAGGGCACTGAAAGGGTGGGGAAGCTGCTTATCCACACCACAATCTCTTTCGCAGTGAGAGGATCTCTTGCCAGCTGGGGAGTTTCCTTTTGGTGCTGACCAGTGCTGGGCTGGGGGACGGGATGATGCGGGTAAGTTGAAgctgttcttccttcccttttgtgtgtttattcttGGGTGTTTTGTTGCACTGTGTGGCTGAAAATTCTTAAGTAGACTCCTGAGCTATCCCAGAACTGTGTTTGTTCATGGATAGCTGTCTAATTGTTGATCTTTTTCAGGGGGACAGACGCTGGGCACTCCTACTTCACTATCTTGGTTTTGTCAAGTTTTCTTAATATCAGTTAATGACAAACCAATATCTGAATTCCTTATCCAGAGACCGCTGTGCCAGGAGGACCAAATGGTAGGATGTAGAAGGTTGTAAAGGACCATCATTTCCATATAACTCACTTTATAAACTAGAACAAAACAGACAGGCCAAATGcacttttatttaaactttaagaTCTGTGAACACAAAGTAATCTAATCAAAATGCATTCTGGAGCAAATGAGCTATTCTCGATGAGTAGAATTCAGAAGCCACAGGACATTTGCTGAACTGGGGCACAGAATGGCTGCAGCTTGGTGTCATATCAATGGAAGGACCCTGGTAATCTAAAAGAAACCATGTTGGCTTCTTCTGACTGCATATCCTGAAGAAAGATTGTGGATCCTACAGAAATACCAAATCAAAGGCAATTTCTACCCATGTACCAGTTCTTCTGCAAGGAAATTTTGCTGAGAGCATTGTGGTATTATGGATGTGGACTATCTCGGGAAGCAGAGAGTCATCCCCAGAGTCTTGTGGTTGTTATAGAGCAGCATCCTGATAGAGGGTGAAGCCTGCATGGTGGGCAGATACTAACATGCTCCCAACAACTTCCACTTTCATTGTTCATGCCATTGTGGAGAACAATTTCCTTGAATGTGTCTTGGGCCTAATGACTTGCTTCCAACCAACACAACATGGCAAAACTGATGAGATATCACTTCTGATATTAGGGTACAAAAAACTCTGGCTTTCATCTCCCTGGCCCTCGTTTCTCTGTCATATGTCTGTTTGTTCTAATGGAAGCCACCTTCCATGTGTGAACTTCCCCAGTAAGAAGCCCGTGTAATGGAGAACTGAGGAAGACCTCTTGCCAACAGTCCACAAGGAACTGCATCCTTCCAAAACCTATGAGAAGGAGCTTCAAAACAGTTTTTTTTCCCAGGTGAATCTTGAGGGCATTGCAGTCCTAGCTGACACATTGATTACAGTCTTGTTATATACACTGATTTATTTAAGACAAGTAGAAAGctataaataaatgcatagaaGTCAATAGTTTTCTAGTATATGAACATATATCAGTGAAGGAGAAAAATTAGAACTTAtactgttggggctggccccatggctgagtggttaagttcacatgctctgctttggtagcccagggttttgctggttcagatcctgggcatggaccaagcactgctcatcaagccatgctgaggcagcatccctcatcatgcaaccagaaggacctgcaactagaatatacaactatgtactgggaggctttggggagaagaagaagggaaaaaaattggcaacagatgttagctcaggtgccaatctttaaaaaaagaaaaaaagaaagaacttaggCTGTcatttaaataagcaaaaaaaaccctaagAAAGGGAATATTTCTCTTAGAGACAGAAATCTtaactgagaaaatggaaatagtttCAAATTCTTATTATAGAAGAATAAATTCTCCATAAAATTTAATGATTAACACAATGAATTTGAAGTTGTCAAAGTCAAAAAGTcgtaaattaaattgaaaaaaagagtCTGCtctttatgttaatatttttgaaattggaATTCAGAAATGAAGTGTACAAATGAGCTTTCTTTTGAGAAGAAGAAGGGCCCAGACTCTTCTAAATATATTCaggtttctccttttctttttctgctaataTTAGGAAGTCCTCAGAGTTTAGTATAACATGGACTGATTTCACTAATTATGATCTCTGTGCACTGAGCTCTCAAGGCCATATATGAGTGAATAATTAGCCAGTGCCTCCAGCCTTCCAATGTGCTTATCCCAGTTATCTTCATACTTGAATCTCCTCCACCCAGAGTCATCATCTCCATCAGGGGGTCCATGCCTGAGCCTGTCTTCCTGCCAGTCCTAGGGACAGAGCCTCAGTCCTCATCATTCACCAGGCAGGAGAAGGAAGTGGATCCAAACTCCTAGCTTATGACTCAGCAGAGATACAGCATGGACCAGTGAGTACCCAGGGAGATTGTGGACGGGGGAGGGACTGTGGAGGATCTTGTTTCCTCATTATCAAGACACACAAAACAATTGAGATAGCCAGATGAGAGGATATCAATATGCAATGTTTCAGCTCAGAGGCCAATGaaatttatgggtttttttctgttgggGATTTCAAAACTCTCATTTAGAATTCTGCTCTCCTCCACCACCATTTCTAGGTTCCATAGGCATCGCCCACACCAGAACATGAATTGGACTTCTCAAAAACATATCCTACATTCTCCAAAATGATCATGATCATGGTGGCGATGAGGAGAAAAGCCATAAGGTCATGaaattttattgag
This region includes:
- the LOC103563611 gene encoding olfactory receptor 7E24-like, whose translation is MTQTLISLSMCPSYIEPQNLTSVSEFFLMGLSDDPELQPLLFGMFLSIYLVTILGNLLIILTISSDSHLHTPLYLFLSKLSLVDIGFISTTVPKMIVNIQTHSRVISYVGCLTQMSFFILFGCMDGILLTAMAYDRFVAICHPLQYSVIMSPCLCGFLVLASFLISLLDSQMRNLIVLLLTCFENVEISNFFCDPSQLFNLASSDTFTNNIVMSFVRAIFGFLPFSGILFSYYKIISSILGVPSIAGKSKAFSTCGSHLSVLCLFYGTRLGVYFGSSLSPSPWKDVVTSIMYTIITPMLNPFIYSLRNRDIKSTLWRLYGKLI